The nucleotide window GGGTGGAAACCGCCACCACCTTGAGCCCAGCGGTGTGCACGAAGTGGGCCTCGGGGCTTTGCGAGTGGTGGTGCCCGCCTTTTACCCCGCCCCCGGAGGGCATCCGCACCACCAAGGGCGCGGTGAACTGCCCGCCAGAGCGGTAGCGGAGCTTGGCCACCTGGCTTACCAGCTGGTCAAAGCCGGGGAAGATGTAGTCGGCGAACTGGATCTCCGCCACCGGCCTTAAACCGTGGGCGGCCATGCCCAGGGCCGCCCCCACGATGGCGGCCTCGGAAAGGGGGGTATCCATGACCCGGTCGGGGCCGTACTTCTTTAGGAGGCCTTCTGTTACCAGGAAGACCCCGCCCCTTTTGCCCACATCCTCCCCCAGGACCACCACCTTGGGGTCCAAGGCCATCTCCTCATCCAGGGCCCGGTTCAGGGCCTGCACCATGGTCATGAGGGCCATGGGGACCTCCTTAGAGCTCTTCCCTGAGAAGGGCTTCCTGGCGCTTTAGGTGCCAGGGCTTTTCCGAGAGGACGTCCTCAAACATCCATTCCGGCGGTACTGGTCCCGCCTCCTCCGCTTCCTTTAGGGCCTTTTCCTGCTCGGCGCGGATGGCCTCTTGGAGTTCCTCTTCCCACTCCAGGTTCCAAAGGCCCCGCTCCTCCAGGAAGCGCTGGAAGCGCAGGATGGGGTCCCGCTTCCGCCAGGCCTCCACCTCCTCCCGGGGGCGGTAGCGGCTGTCGTCGTCCGCGGAGGAGTGGGGGCCGTAGCGGTAGACCCTGAGCTCCACCAGACTGGGGCCCTCCCCCATGCGGGCCCGCTCCACCGCCTCCTTGACCACGTAGTAGGCGGCCAGAACGTCCATGCCATCCACCAGATACCCGGGGATGCCAAAGGCATGGGCCTTGTCGGCGAGGGTGGGGCTATGGGTCTGGCGGCTATAGTCCACGCTGATGGCGTAAAAGTTGTTCTCGGCGATGAAAACGGCAGGGGCCCCCTGTACGGCGGCGAAGTTGATGCCCGCATACCAGTCCCCCTCGCTGGTGGCCCCGTCCCCAAAGGTGCAGACCGCCACCTGGCCCGTGCCTAGGAGCTTCATGCTGATGGCCGCTCCGGCGGCGGGGGGCACGTGGGAGGCGATGGGGCTGGCCACGGTGAAGTAGTTGAGGGCCTTGGAGCCCGGATGTTCCGGCATCTGGCGGCCCTTGTTGGGGTCAGCCCGGGTGGCCAGCATCTGGCCGAAGAGTTCCTTCAGGGGAAGCCCTAGGGCCAAGGCCAGGCCGTGGTCTCGGTAGTAGGGGAAGACCCAGTCCAAGCCCTTCCGGATGGCGTGGGCGATGGCCACCTGGGCCGCCTCGTGCCCGGCGGAGGGGGCGATGAAGCTGGTTTTGCCGGTGCGGATGAGGATGGTGTAGCGCTCATCCAACATCCGGGCCGCCAGCATGTCCCGGTAGAGGCGGCGTAGCTTCTCCTCGTCCAAGTCCAAGGGGAAATCCCCCAGCCACTCCCCCTTTTCCCCCATGAGCCTTATGGGCTCGGGCGTAAAGGGTTGAAACCGGTGGGTGTCCTTTACCATAAACCCTCCTTATCCAAGCGCTTTTGGCGCCCTTAGAGCCTGCCCTGGGTAAGGGCCTAAGGCTCCTTTTTCGGGGTGGGTTAGGTCCCACTTGCCCTTCGCCTTGAGTATACCCCGGTCTTAGGATAAGGGCGTGCGCCTGAGGGTGGTGGCGGTGGGTAAACCCCGGCTGGCCTACGCCCGGCTGGGGGTGGAAGAGTATGCGCACCGCATCCGAAAGTATGCTCCCCTCGAGGTCCAGTTCGTCAAGGAGGCCAAGGACCTCCTGCCCAAGGCGGAGGGCCACCGCAGGGTGGTTCTGGACGAGAGGGGGAGGCTTTTCACCACGGAGGGGCTTTTGCAGGAACTGAGGCGCTTTGAGGGGGAGCGGGTGGCCTTTTTGGTGGGGGGTGCCGAGGGGTACCCTGAGGGGGTGCGGGAGAAGGCCGACCTCCTCCTTTCCCTTTCCCCGCTTACCCTGCAGCACGAGCTGGCCCTTCTGGTCCTCATGGAACAGCTTTACCGGATCCTTACCCTGAGGGCGGGGCATCCCTACCACCGGCCATGACCTACGAGGCCTTTGTGGACTTGGTGGAAAGGCTCTGGGCGGAGATCCCCGAGGCCTTCAAGCGGGAGCTTCAGGGGGTGCATGTCCTGCCCCAGGCCAAGCCGGAGCCCGGGCTAAGGGGAGTCTGGCGGCTTGGGGAGTACCTGGACCCCGGCCCTCCCTCGGCCTTCCGCGGTTTTGAAGGGCTTGGGCGGCATATCGCCCTCTACTACGGTTCCTTCCAAAAGGTGGCGGGGCCGGGGTTTGACTGGGAAGGGGAGGTCTGGGAAACCCTTCTCCACGAGCTCAGGCACCACCTGGAGTCCCTGGCGGGCCGGGACGAGCTGGTCCAGGAAGACCTTAGGCGCCTGGCCGAGTTTCGCCGGGGTGGGAGGGGGTAGGGGGCAAGGAGGCCTCCTGTAGGGGCCTGCGCTGGGCAAAACCCCCGGCCAAGGGGTGGTAGTGGGCCACCTCGGGCTCGCCCTCCTGCCAGCAGAGGAACACCACCTCGCCCCCAATCCGGGCGGGGAAGTCCACCAGGCCCCGGTCCAGGTCCTTGAGGAAGACGCCCAAGGAGGCCAGATAGCGGGCGTCCGCTTCCAAGGAGCCCAGGAGGAAGCGCACCTCCTCCTCCAGGTTCCTGCGCTCTAGCCCCCGGGCCTCGGGAAGCCGGGCCTGGGCTTCCTGGAGCTCCTTGCGGTTCTCGCGCATCTGGGCCAGGATCCGCCGGATTTCAGGAAGCAGGGCGTCGGCCTCCTCCTTGGTGAAGATGCGGGCGAACATACCTGACCCTATCCTAGCACAACCATTTAGGAAAATCTAAGCCTAGGATACTCAAGTAGGAAAGCCCAGGAGGGCCACATCCCCGGCCCCCACCTTTACCCCTCCCACCAGGAGGCTCCCATCGGGGAGCACCGCTTCCGCTACGCCTTCCACCAGGCCCCTTGCGGTCTGGACCTGCACCCTCTGGCCCAGGGTGTAGGAGGCCTGCCGGTAAAGGGCTAGAAGGGCCTCCGGGTTCTCCAGAAGGGGGAGGAGGCTTTCCAGGTGGAGGAGAAAGCCGGAGAGCACTTCCCGTCGGGAGGCGGGGGAGAACTCCCGCAAAGCGGCGGCGCCCTCGGGGGCCCATTCCACGTTCACCCCCACGCCCAGGAGGACGTAGGCCACCTCTTCTCCCTCCGCCTTGGCCTCCAGGAGCACCCCGGCCAGCTTCCTGCCATCGGGGGCGAGGAGGTCGTTGGGCCACTTAAGCCCCCCCACCCCCACCGCCCGCCAAAGGGCCAAGCCGGCCACAAGGGGGAGAAGCCCCAGGGTGGAAAGGGGCAGGGCCGGGCGCAGGAGCAGGGAAAAGGTAAGGCTTTCCCCTGGGCGGCTTTCCCAGGGCCTTCCCCGCCTTCCCCGGCCCCTTTCCTGGACCTCGGCCAGGACCAGGGCCCCCTCCGCCACGCCCTCCTCCGCCCAGGCCCTTAGGACGTCCTGGGTGCTTCCCACCCGGCCCAGATAGCGGTAGGGCCGGCCCAGCCGCCCCAGGGGATGGAAGAGATGGGGCAGGGGGGTGCCGGGCCGGATGCGGTAGCCCTGGCGGCGCACCTCCACGGGAAACCCCTCGGCAAGAAGCCTTCTCGCCTCCTTGGAAACCGCCTGGCGGCTCACCCCTAGGCGCCGGGCCAGGGCCTGGCCGCTTTGGTACTCTTCCTGGAGGAGGTCCAAAAGCCAGGGCATCAGGCCAGCTCCACTTGGGAAAGATCCCCCAGGATCAGCCGGTGGGCCCGGGGGAGGCCGTTGCGGCTTCTCACCCCAGCCCCCACGCCCAGGATGCTTTCCTGGAGGCGCAAGGCGACGTTCTCCAGAAGGGCGTGGTCCTCGAGGATGGAGTACTCCACCTCCGAGCGCACCACCCTAACCCCCGGTCCTAAGGAGGTGAAGGGCCCGATGTAGGCCTCCTCCACCACCGCCCCCTCTCCGATGAAGGCCGGG belongs to Thermus albus and includes:
- a CDS encoding 23S rRNA (pseudouridine(1915)-N(3))-methyltransferase RlmH — translated: MRLRVVAVGKPRLAYARLGVEEYAHRIRKYAPLEVQFVKEAKDLLPKAEGHRRVVLDERGRLFTTEGLLQELRRFEGERVAFLVGGAEGYPEGVREKADLLLSLSPLTLQHELALLVLMEQLYRILTLRAGHPYHRP
- a CDS encoding biotin--[acetyl-CoA-carboxylase] ligase, with the protein product MPWLLDLLQEEYQSGQALARRLGVSRQAVSKEARRLLAEGFPVEVRRQGYRIRPGTPLPHLFHPLGRLGRPYRYLGRVGSTQDVLRAWAEEGVAEGALVLAEVQERGRGRRGRPWESRPGESLTFSLLLRPALPLSTLGLLPLVAGLALWRAVGVGGLKWPNDLLAPDGRKLAGVLLEAKAEGEEVAYVLLGVGVNVEWAPEGAAALREFSPASRREVLSGFLLHLESLLPLLENPEALLALYRQASYTLGQRVQVQTARGLVEGVAEAVLPDGSLLVGGVKVGAGDVALLGFPT
- a CDS encoding thiamine pyrophosphate-dependent dehydrogenase E1 component subunit alpha; translated protein: MVKDTHRFQPFTPEPIRLMGEKGEWLGDFPLDLDEEKLRRLYRDMLAARMLDERYTILIRTGKTSFIAPSAGHEAAQVAIAHAIRKGLDWVFPYYRDHGLALALGLPLKELFGQMLATRADPNKGRQMPEHPGSKALNYFTVASPIASHVPPAAGAAISMKLLGTGQVAVCTFGDGATSEGDWYAGINFAAVQGAPAVFIAENNFYAISVDYSRQTHSPTLADKAHAFGIPGYLVDGMDVLAAYYVVKEAVERARMGEGPSLVELRVYRYGPHSSADDDSRYRPREEVEAWRKRDPILRFQRFLEERGLWNLEWEEELQEAIRAEQEKALKEAEEAGPVPPEWMFEDVLSEKPWHLKRQEALLREEL
- a CDS encoding metallopeptidase family protein → MTYEAFVDLVERLWAEIPEAFKRELQGVHVLPQAKPEPGLRGVWRLGEYLDPGPPSAFRGFEGLGRHIALYYGSFQKVAGPGFDWEGEVWETLLHELRHHLESLAGRDELVQEDLRRLAEFRRGGRG
- a CDS encoding DUF2203 domain-containing protein; its protein translation is MFARIFTKEEADALLPEIRRILAQMRENRKELQEAQARLPEARGLERRNLEEEVRFLLGSLEADARYLASLGVFLKDLDRGLVDFPARIGGEVVFLCWQEGEPEVAHYHPLAGGFAQRRPLQEASLPPTPSHPGETRPGA